A window from Triticum aestivum cultivar Chinese Spring chromosome 6D, IWGSC CS RefSeq v2.1, whole genome shotgun sequence encodes these proteins:
- the LOC123140859 gene encoding putative serpin-Z12 → MARTHGKPIPISSFGKAVVLCLALFAAWRLCSTLFADAPPRPRFNVRDASCLPLAREVGVRAAAGTGSNFVVSPLSIHAALAMVTAGARGDTRRELLRFLGSASLNELHRAPSNELVGRLNGIAQTSFACGVWVDRRRALRLEFAATGASRYGATAESVDFVSGAEQARLRVNAFVADATKQLIRDILPPGSVDSSTAVVLANALYFKGAWSHPFDLFTAPFHVPGGTTVGVPSMTTGRSQYIALYPGFRALKLPYKNDVLRQADAFYMLILLPDSGTLSLADIYDKAVSTPEFIRKHKPVKKVPVGRFMVPKFKFTFEFEASSDMGKLGVTRAFKVGDFSGMVSSGDGHGQVSISRVYHKAAIEVDEQGTVAVAATVIRMDGSAFEKKEPPHLVDFVADRPFLFAVVEEMTG, encoded by the coding sequence ATGGCGCGAACCCACGGCAAACCCATTCCGATTTCGTCCTTCGGGAAGGCCGTCGTACTCTGCTTGGCCCTGTTCGCCGCATGGCGCCTCTGCTCGACCCTGTTCGCCGACGCGCCTCCTCGTCCTCGTTTCAATGTCCGCGATGCGTCGTGCCTGCCTCTCGCCAGGGAGGTCGGCGTCCGGGCGGCCGCCGGCACGGGAAGCAACTTCGTCGTCTCGCCGCTGTCGATCCACGCGGCGCTCGCCATGGTGACCGCAGGCGCGCGGGGCGACACGCGTAGGGAGCTCCTGCGATTCCTCGGTTCAGCGTCGCTCAACGAGCTGCACCGCGCGCCATCGAACGAGCTCGTCGGCAGGCTCAACGGCATAGCGCAGACGTCCTTCGCCTGCGGCGTGTGGGTCGACCGGAGGCGGGCGCTCAGGCTAGAGTTCGCGGCCACCGGCGCGTCGCGGTACGGCGCCACGGCGGAATCCGTGGACTTCGTGTCGGGGGCCGAGCAGGCGAGGCTGCGCGTGAACGCCTTCGTGGCGGACGCGACGAAGCAGCTCATCCGCGACATCCTCCCTCCCGGCTCCGTCGACTCGTCCACGGCGGTCGTGCTCGCCAACGCGCTCTACTTCAAAGGAGCGTGGTCTCACCCGTTCGACCTCTTCACGGCGCCGTTCCACGTCCCAGGCGGCACCACCGTGGGCGTGCCGTCCATGACGACAGGCCGGTCACAGTACATCGCGCTCTACCCGGGCTTCAGGGCACTCAAGCTGCCCTACAAGAACGACGTACTGCGGCAAGCTGATGCATTCTACATGCTTATTCTTCTCCCGGACAGCGGCACTCTCAGTCTCGCCGATATCTACGACAAGGCGGTGTCGACGCCAGAGTTCATCAGGAAGCACAAGCCGGTGAAGAAGGTTCCGGTGGGGCGGTTCATGGTGCCCAAGTTCAAGTTCACCTTCGAGTTCGAGGCGTCGTCGGATATGGGAAAGCTTGGTGTCACCAGGGCTTTCAAAGTCGGCGACTTCTCAGGCATGGTGAGCAGCGGAGATGGGCATGGGCAGGTCTCCATCTCCCGAGTGTACCATAAGGCCGCCATCGAGGTGGACGAGCAAGGCACCGTGGCCGTTGCTGCCACGGTCATACGCATGGATGGTAGTGCGTTTGAGAAAAAGGAACCACCGCATTTGGTAGATTTTGTGGCGGATCGGCCCTTCTTGTTTGCCGTGGTTGAGGAGATGACAGGTTAA